A window from Mus caroli chromosome 2, CAROLI_EIJ_v1.1, whole genome shotgun sequence encodes these proteins:
- the LOC110283981 gene encoding uncharacterized protein LOC110283981: MQTVTQGPLTLSLPPSTPSPYTLHLLSPVPQALRKTWKFWPEMVRRKSMKKPRSVGEKKVEAKKQLPEQTEQNLAKSVGRQDRYSCRAGERRETLKHAPPIFVGRDN; the protein is encoded by the exons ATGCAAACTGTAACACAAGGGCCATTAACCCTTTCTCTGCCGCCCAGCACGCCCAGTCCCTACACCCTGCACCTATTGTCTCCGGTGCCACAAGCTTTGCGGAAAACCTGGAAA TTTTGGCCAGAAATGGTGAGAAGAAAAAGCATGAAGAAGCCGCGAAGTGTGGGGGAGAAAAAGGTGGAGGCGAAGAAACAGCTCCCGGAGCAAACTGAACAAAACCTCGCCAAGAGTGTCGGGAGGCAGGACCGTTATTCCTGCCGAGCAG gggagagaagagagacccTGAAACACGCGCCACCTATCTTTGTGGGGAGGGATAATTGA